Proteins from one Niallia circulans genomic window:
- the nagB gene encoding glucosamine-6-phosphate deaminase, whose protein sequence is MRWIEVDNYEQMSEQAAEVVINLVKEKPEAVIGLATGGTPAGTYKRLVEDYKQNTTSYENIKTVNLDEYVGLEKNSDQSYTYYMDKHLFDHINLKRKNIHLPKAETPPYEQDAKDYEQLIKDLGGVDLQVLGIGENGHIGFNEPGTPFSSKTGVVELDPSTRDANARYFENKDDVPTHAISMGISTIMKSRKIILLASGAKKAPILYNLFKTEVTEDIPASILKEHPDVTIIADSEALALLKEKEGSVNR, encoded by the coding sequence ATGAGATGGATTGAAGTAGATAACTATGAACAAATGAGTGAGCAAGCAGCAGAGGTTGTTATTAATCTGGTGAAGGAAAAGCCAGAAGCTGTAATTGGATTGGCAACTGGAGGAACACCTGCAGGAACCTATAAACGTCTTGTAGAGGATTATAAGCAAAATACAACATCTTATGAAAACATTAAAACAGTGAACCTAGATGAATATGTCGGGTTAGAAAAGAACAGTGATCAAAGCTACACCTATTATATGGATAAGCATCTGTTCGATCATATCAACCTGAAACGAAAAAATATTCATCTTCCAAAGGCAGAAACACCGCCATATGAGCAAGATGCAAAGGATTATGAGCAACTGATTAAAGATTTAGGCGGAGTGGATCTTCAAGTCCTTGGGATTGGCGAGAATGGCCATATAGGGTTTAATGAACCTGGAACGCCCTTCTCCTCAAAGACTGGTGTAGTTGAATTGGATCCATCGACAAGAGATGCCAATGCAAGGTATTTTGAGAATAAGGATGATGTGCCGACACATGCTATTTCAATGGGGATATCGACCATTATGAAAAGCAGAAAAATTATTTTACTGGCATCAGGGGCAAAGAAAGCACCAATATTGTACAACCTCTTTAAAACAGAGGTGACAGAGGATATTCCTGCCTCTATTTTGAAGGAGCATCCTGATGTAACTATAATTGCAGACAGTGAAGCATTGGCATTATTGAAGGAAAAAGAAGGAAGTGTTAACCGTTGA